One part of the Thermodesulfobacteriota bacterium genome encodes these proteins:
- a CDS encoding nitronate monooxygenase codes for MIKTKITEMLGIQYPLVGGTMMSISTADFVAAIANAGGLGILASAIYKTKEDFTAAIDRIQQATDKPFAVNINLFPAMTAIDNNIYVDVMIEKGVKIVETSGHSAPEDLCVRFKKAGMTWIHKCVGIRYAKKAVSLGADIITVVGYENGGATGKLDIGTLVLVPSVVDAVNVPVIGGGGVSDGRGVLAVLALGAQGVIMGTRLMATKECPIHDNLKQALLSASELDTMLIMRSIGATHRVWANAAAQKCAAIEKDGGSFEEVLNVVAGDKARQMYANGDCNVGVISCGQGVGLVHDIPTVAELFARIMAEAEQARNAIKCAS; via the coding sequence ATGATTAAAACGAAAATCACGGAAATGCTGGGCATTCAATACCCGCTGGTGGGCGGCACCATGATGTCTATTTCCACGGCGGATTTTGTCGCCGCCATTGCCAATGCCGGCGGGCTGGGTATTCTGGCCTCGGCCATATACAAAACAAAAGAAGATTTTACCGCGGCCATTGACCGGATCCAACAGGCCACGGACAAGCCTTTTGCCGTGAACATCAACCTTTTCCCGGCCATGACCGCCATCGACAACAATATTTATGTCGACGTCATGATCGAAAAAGGCGTCAAAATCGTGGAGACGTCCGGCCACTCGGCCCCGGAAGACCTTTGCGTGCGGTTTAAAAAAGCCGGCATGACCTGGATCCACAAATGCGTCGGCATCCGTTACGCCAAAAAAGCCGTCAGCCTGGGGGCGGATATCATCACCGTGGTCGGCTATGAAAACGGCGGCGCCACCGGCAAGCTTGACATCGGCACCCTGGTGCTGGTGCCGTCGGTGGTGGACGCGGTGAACGTCCCGGTCATCGGCGGCGGCGGCGTGTCCGACGGACGTGGCGTGCTGGCGGTGCTGGCCCTGGGCGCCCAGGGAGTAATCATGGGCACCCGGCTGATGGCCACGAAAGAGTGCCCCATTCACGACAACCTCAAGCAGGCCCTGCTTTCTGCCAGCGAGCTGGATACCATGCTGATCATGCGCTCCATCGGCGCCACCCACCGGGTCTGGGCCAATGCCGCCGCCCAGAAGTGCGCGGCCATTGAAAAGGATGGCGGCAGTTTCGAGGAAGTCCTGAACGTGGTGGCGGGCGACAAAGCCCGGCAGATGTACGCCAACGGCGATTGCAACGTGGGCGTCATCTCCTGCGGCCAGGGGGTGGGGCTGGTCCACGACATCCCCACGGTGGCTGAGTTGTTCGCGCGGATCATGGCCGAAGCCGAACAGGCCCGTAACGCCATAAAATGCGCTTCTTGA
- a CDS encoding hemolysin family protein yields the protein MTSQIFVLVLLLLLSGFFSASETALFSISRSKARFMANKKHRLDVLIKKMKDDPHRLLSTILIGNNLVNIGASALATAITLEVFPNNAVGIATGIMTFFILIFGEIIPKSIAAKNNIMIARAIIYPLYLISLFFYPIILLLNFIPRITGRIKPPPTITEEELKAIIEVTEEEGEINGEEKEFIHNIFKLDDTSASEIMTPAMDMLVIDADKPLPLAHVIKSGFTRIPVYEGNSHNIIGIINIKDILRQCAVSRDPVNIRKIMTKPYFIPESKKLNGLLKQFKNRKSHMAIVINEHGDVAGLITLEDVLEELVGDIVDETDKYEPHIVKVNKTQWIVLGKSDIEEISEKIPMHIAPSREYDTFSGYVLWKIGRIPEAGETFKLGRFKITVKDMKANRIVSLVVTDTGQVEPEDTDQEDDEQE from the coding sequence ATGACCTCACAAATCTTCGTTTTGGTTCTTTTACTGCTGCTGTCGGGCTTCTTTTCCGCCTCTGAAACGGCTCTATTCTCCATCAGCCGATCCAAAGCCCGTTTCATGGCCAATAAAAAACATCGCCTTGACGTCCTCATCAAGAAGATGAAAGACGATCCCCACCGGCTTCTTTCGACTATCCTCATCGGCAATAATCTGGTCAATATCGGGGCATCGGCCCTGGCCACAGCCATTACCCTGGAAGTTTTTCCCAATAATGCCGTCGGAATCGCCACCGGCATCATGACCTTTTTTATTCTGATCTTTGGCGAAATTATTCCCAAGTCCATTGCCGCTAAGAACAACATCATGATCGCCAGGGCCATCATATACCCCCTCTACTTAATATCATTGTTTTTTTATCCAATCATTCTGCTGCTCAACTTTATCCCCCGGATTACCGGCAGGATCAAGCCGCCTCCGACCATAACCGAAGAAGAGCTGAAAGCAATCATCGAGGTCACCGAAGAAGAGGGAGAAATCAACGGGGAAGAAAAAGAGTTCATCCACAACATCTTCAAACTGGACGACACCAGCGCCTCGGAAATCATGACCCCGGCCATGGATATGTTAGTCATTGATGCCGACAAGCCCCTGCCCCTGGCCCATGTCATCAAATCAGGTTTCACCCGCATCCCGGTCTATGAAGGCAACTCTCACAACATTATCGGTATTATAAATATCAAGGATATTCTCCGGCAGTGCGCCGTCTCCAGGGACCCGGTCAACATCCGCAAGATCATGACCAAACCCTATTTTATCCCGGAATCCAAAAAGCTCAACGGCCTCCTGAAACAATTCAAAAACAGGAAAAGCCACATGGCTATCGTCATTAACGAGCACGGCGACGTGGCCGGACTGATCACGCTTGAAGATGTTCTGGAAGAACTGGTGGGGGATATTGTCGATGAAACCGATAAATACGAGCCGCATATCGTAAAAGTCAACAAGACGCAGTGGATTGTCCTGGGAAAATCGGACATTGAAGAGATAAGCGAAAAAATCCCCATGCATATCGCACCATCGCGGGAATACGACACTTTTTCCGGTTATGTCCTCTGGAAGATCGGGCGGATACCGGAAGCCGGAGAGACATTCAAGCTGGGCCGATTTAAAATAACCGTAAAGGACATGAAAGCCAACCGCATCGTCTCCCTCGTCGTTACCGATACCGGCCAGGTTGAGCCGGAAGACACGGATCAGGAGGACGATGAGCAGGAATGA
- a CDS encoding bifunctional (p)ppGpp synthetase/guanosine-3',5'-bis(diphosphate) 3'-pyrophosphohydrolase, whose amino-acid sequence MIRITDILDTMTKYNPDGDTGIVERAYIYSARVHEGQVRLSGEPYLSHPLEVAGILASMKMDSVCISAGLLHDVLEDTNATEEDLRELFGEETVKIVKGLTKLSALPYNSAQARQADSIRKMILAMADDIRVILIKLVDRLHNMRTIQFHKEHKQQAIAQETMDIYAPIAARLGIYWIKNELEEISFRTLYAEVYASISGKISKNREERDAYIESVREYISEKMAASGLKGEVSGRHKQIYSIYQKMQTQDLPFEEIYDIIAFRIILDTVPQCYEALGIIHSLWRPIAKKFKDYIALPKANMYQSLHTTVFGPFGERVEIQIRTREMDSIATSGIAAHWSYKEGKALPSKEGNPFSWIQNLIEAQKEIDTPGEFLEDVRLNLFSDEVHVFTPGGEVRSLIQGATPIDFAYLIHTEIGHQCVGAKVNGRMVQLSYILKTGDIVEILTSSKGTPSRDWLNFARTAKARSRIKRWIKAQERDRSIQLGREMCEKTFSKYRLNFSESVNSPEMAQVMEQLGFKTIDDMIEHVGYGKVTPRQVVQKFFPRLKPAPDEEQSLFNRLFSRMIKKKPADGVIVHGVDDMLVRFAKCCQPVPGEPIAGYITRGAGVAVHRATCVNVVKAPRERRIDVSWADDRSSKYPVRIRVRSFPRNGLLAEITSLVSQQGADVIAVNTEDNADRSRDYICSLTVDGARQLDSVIAVVKKIKSVYDVKRLSTSPEEH is encoded by the coding sequence ATGATACGTATTACCGATATTCTCGACACCATGACCAAGTATAACCCGGACGGGGATACGGGTATTGTCGAGAGAGCCTATATCTATTCCGCCAGGGTTCATGAAGGCCAGGTCCGTCTTTCCGGCGAGCCCTACCTGTCTCATCCGCTGGAGGTGGCCGGCATTCTGGCTTCCATGAAAATGGACAGCGTCTGCATATCGGCCGGTTTGCTTCATGATGTTCTGGAGGACACCAACGCCACCGAGGAAGACCTGCGCGAACTGTTCGGTGAGGAGACCGTAAAGATCGTCAAAGGACTGACCAAGTTGAGCGCGCTGCCCTACAACAGCGCCCAGGCGCGGCAGGCCGACAGTATCCGGAAAATGATTCTGGCCATGGCCGATGATATCCGGGTGATCCTGATTAAACTGGTCGATCGTCTTCACAACATGAGAACCATTCAGTTTCATAAAGAGCACAAGCAGCAGGCCATTGCCCAGGAAACCATGGACATTTACGCGCCTATCGCCGCCAGGCTCGGTATTTACTGGATCAAGAACGAGCTGGAGGAGATATCTTTCCGGACCCTTTATGCCGAGGTTTACGCCTCGATCAGCGGTAAAATCAGCAAGAACAGGGAGGAGCGGGACGCCTATATCGAAAGCGTCCGGGAATATATATCCGAAAAAATGGCCGCCAGCGGACTGAAAGGCGAGGTGTCGGGCCGTCACAAGCAGATATACAGCATCTATCAGAAAATGCAGACCCAGGACCTGCCGTTTGAGGAGATCTATGACATTATCGCCTTCCGCATCATTTTAGACACCGTGCCCCAGTGCTATGAGGCCCTGGGGATCATCCATTCCCTGTGGCGACCGATCGCCAAAAAGTTCAAGGACTATATCGCCCTGCCCAAAGCCAATATGTACCAGTCCCTGCATACCACGGTTTTCGGACCCTTCGGGGAGCGCGTGGAGATCCAGATCCGGACGCGGGAGATGGACTCCATCGCCACCTCCGGTATCGCCGCCCACTGGAGTTACAAGGAAGGGAAAGCGCTGCCGTCCAAGGAAGGGAACCCCTTCTCGTGGATCCAGAACCTGATCGAGGCCCAGAAAGAAATCGACACGCCCGGGGAATTTCTGGAAGACGTCCGGCTGAACCTGTTTTCCGACGAAGTCCATGTGTTCACGCCGGGAGGGGAGGTGCGTTCGCTGATCCAGGGGGCAACGCCCATTGACTTTGCTTATTTGATCCATACTGAAATCGGCCATCAGTGCGTCGGCGCCAAGGTGAACGGCCGCATGGTCCAGCTGTCCTATATTCTGAAAACGGGCGATATCGTGGAGATTCTGACCTCGTCCAAGGGCACCCCCAGCCGGGACTGGCTGAATTTCGCCCGCACCGCCAAAGCCCGTTCACGGATCAAGCGGTGGATCAAGGCCCAGGAAAGGGACCGGAGTATTCAATTGGGCCGGGAAATGTGCGAAAAGACTTTTTCCAAATACCGGCTCAACTTCAGCGAAAGCGTCAATTCCCCCGAAATGGCGCAGGTCATGGAACAGCTGGGGTTTAAGACGATCGACGACATGATCGAGCATGTCGGTTACGGAAAAGTGACTCCCCGGCAGGTGGTCCAGAAGTTTTTCCCCAGGCTGAAACCCGCTCCCGACGAGGAACAGTCCCTGTTCAATCGGCTTTTTTCGCGCATGATCAAGAAAAAACCCGCGGACGGGGTGATCGTTCACGGGGTGGACGACATGCTGGTCCGGTTCGCCAAATGTTGCCAGCCGGTGCCGGGTGAACCCATAGCGGGATATATCACCCGCGGAGCGGGGGTGGCCGTTCACCGGGCGACCTGTGTCAATGTCGTCAAAGCCCCGCGGGAGCGGCGGATCGATGTCTCCTGGGCCGATGACCGGTCGTCGAAATACCCGGTGAGAATCCGGGTCCGGTCGTTTCCCCGGAACGGGCTGCTGGCGGAAATTACCTCGCTGGTCAGCCAGCAGGGGGCCGATGTTATTGCCGTCAATACCGAAGATAACGCGGACCGGTCACGGGATTACATCTGTTCCCTGACGGTGGACGGGGCCAGGCAGCTGGATAGCGTGATTGCCGTGGTGAAAAAGATAAAATCCGTTTATGACGTTAAGCGGTTAAGCACGTCGCCGGAAGAGCATTGA
- a CDS encoding outer membrane protein assembly factor BamD codes for MKRIRKTHGKTTRRALVGNNVPVDNATPYNEDKRILMKRLTFFTICILIVCLAAACGKVKEEKTADQLADEGLKAFEKRKYQKSIEAFEKLRDWYPFSKHAITADLKIADAHFYMEEYEEAVIAYEEFERLHPRNEAIPMVVYRIGLCHFNRLDTIDRDQTPAEKAMDAFYRLRRQYPDSEYAAKAADLVVKCRQSLAAHDLYVGKFYFKSKHYKSALDRFEKVVNLYADVGDVQTAEQYIALCREKLNEDTENQKKEQAE; via the coding sequence ATGAAACGCATAAGGAAGACACACGGCAAGACGACCCGGCGGGCCCTGGTGGGGAATAATGTCCCCGTCGATAATGCAACCCCCTATAATGAAGATAAACGCATTCTCATGAAACGACTGACGTTTTTCACCATCTGTATACTCATTGTCTGTCTGGCCGCCGCCTGCGGCAAAGTCAAGGAAGAGAAAACCGCCGATCAACTGGCTGATGAGGGTCTGAAAGCGTTTGAGAAAAGAAAGTACCAGAAATCCATCGAAGCCTTTGAAAAGCTTCGGGACTGGTATCCGTTCAGTAAACACGCCATTACGGCCGACCTGAAAATCGCCGACGCCCATTTTTATATGGAAGAGTACGAAGAAGCGGTCATCGCCTACGAAGAGTTCGAGCGGCTGCACCCCCGCAATGAAGCCATTCCCATGGTCGTTTACCGTATCGGGCTCTGCCATTTCAACCGGTTGGACACCATCGACCGGGACCAGACGCCGGCGGAAAAAGCCATGGACGCCTTCTACCGACTGCGCCGGCAATACCCGGACAGCGAATATGCCGCCAAAGCGGCCGACCTCGTTGTCAAGTGCCGGCAAAGCCTGGCTGCCCACGATCTCTATGTGGGAAAATTCTATTTTAAATCAAAGCATTACAAATCAGCCCTGGACCGGTTTGAAAAAGTGGTTAATCTCTACGCTGACGTCGGTGACGTCCAGACCGCCGAGCAGTATATCGCCCTGTGCCGGGAAAAACTGAACGAGGATACGGAAAATCAGAAAAAAGAGCAGGCCGAATAA
- a CDS encoding DUF456 domain-containing protein: MLSVVLIIIGLIAALAGIVGCILPLLPGPMLSFLSLVILDLARDWQPFSLTFLLVMAAIAVGMTLLDYVVSAAGAKKYGATKFGVWGSVIGMVIGIFVFPPVGIFAGALIGAIAGELAMGKSTGQAMRVGWGVLVGNFIGAAIKLAYCLTAFFFYITKMF, from the coding sequence ATGCTGTCCGTCGTACTGATCATCATCGGACTTATCGCGGCCCTGGCCGGCATCGTCGGATGCATCCTGCCGTTGCTGCCGGGACCCATGCTCAGCTTCCTGTCACTGGTTATTCTGGACCTGGCCAGGGACTGGCAGCCCTTTTCCCTGACTTTCCTGCTGGTCATGGCCGCCATCGCCGTGGGCATGACGCTTCTGGACTATGTCGTCTCCGCGGCCGGCGCTAAAAAATACGGCGCCACCAAATTCGGCGTGTGGGGATCAGTGATCGGCATGGTCATCGGCATTTTCGTCTTTCCGCCGGTAGGCATTTTTGCAGGCGCCCTGATCGGCGCCATCGCCGGGGAGCTCGCCATGGGGAAAAGTACGGGCCAGGCCATGCGCGTGGGCTGGGGGGTCCTTGTCGGCAACTTTATCGGCGCGGCCATCAAGCTGGCCTACTGCCTGACAGCGTTTTTTTTCTACATCACAAAAATGTTTTAG
- the rpmB gene encoding 50S ribosomal protein L28, whose product MSKKCDICGKKPMIGHNISHAHNVTRRRFYPNLQRVRAIRNGHVEKINACTECIKSGLVVKAA is encoded by the coding sequence ATGTCTAAAAAATGTGATATATGCGGGAAAAAACCCATGATCGGGCATAACATCAGCCACGCGCATAACGTAACCCGGCGCCGGTTTTACCCCAACCTCCAGAGAGTCCGGGCAATCCGTAACGGGCATGTGGAAAAAATCAACGCCTGCACCGAGTGCATCAAATCGGGCCTTGTCGTCAAGGCGGCGTAA
- a CDS encoding DUF2892 domain-containing protein — protein sequence MQVNEGTIDRIVRLIISITIIVFFLLGWLPGYWSLLLVMSGTMLMSAITGYCPLYTPLGINTCKK from the coding sequence ATGCAGGTAAATGAGGGGACCATCGACAGGATCGTCAGGTTGATCATTTCCATTACCATCATCGTATTTTTTCTGCTGGGGTGGCTGCCGGGTTACTGGTCCCTGCTACTGGTCATGAGCGGCACCATGCTCATGTCCGCCATCACCGGATATTGTCCGCTCTACACACCTCTGGGTATCAATACCTGCAAAAAATAA